In Magnetospirillum sp. XM-1, a single window of DNA contains:
- a CDS encoding SpoVR family protein: protein MSDSSQLLFTGADWDFEKVSRAYDAIEKIAKGEMGLVTYPNQIEVITAEQMLDAYSSIGMPLMYKHWSFGKHFARDETLYRKGMRGLAYEIVINSSPCISYIMEENSMAMQTLVIAHAAFGHNHFFANNTLFKQWTDARGILDYMEFAKSYIAKCEERHGHAAVERVLDAAHALMSHGVHKYPRKRTPDLRDEEKRAAERRAYQEQMFNDLWRTVPKKAAAKMGSQELAERKRRLGLPEENILYFLEKLAPRLADWQREIIRIVRKISQYFYPQKQTKMMNEGCATFTHYTIVNRLHEMGMLSDGAMLEILHSHTSVVFQPDFDDRRYSGINPYALGFAMMNDIKRMCEEPTEEDRVWFPEFAGNGDAYGTLRQAWADYRDESFILQYLSPALIRKLRLFKIHDESDSPHMEVAAIHNERGYREVRKALARNYDIAHLEPDIQIVDVDLAGDRRLILHHFVENGLMLDETETIRVLRHIANLWGYEVRLLEIESGTDVVLKTYEDVAPVAEL, encoded by the coding sequence ATGAGCGATTCCTCCCAGCTTCTGTTCACCGGCGCCGATTGGGATTTCGAGAAGGTCAGCCGGGCCTACGACGCCATCGAAAAGATCGCCAAGGGCGAGATGGGTCTGGTCACCTATCCCAACCAGATCGAGGTGATCACCGCCGAGCAGATGCTCGACGCCTATTCCTCCATCGGCATGCCCCTGATGTACAAGCACTGGTCGTTCGGCAAGCATTTCGCCCGCGACGAGACCCTCTACCGCAAGGGCATGCGCGGCCTAGCCTACGAGATCGTCATCAATTCCAGCCCCTGCATCAGCTACATCATGGAAGAGAATTCCATGGCCATGCAGACCCTGGTCATCGCCCACGCCGCCTTCGGCCACAACCACTTCTTCGCCAACAACACCTTGTTCAAGCAGTGGACCGACGCGCGCGGCATCCTCGACTACATGGAATTCGCCAAGAGCTACATCGCCAAGTGCGAGGAGCGCCACGGCCATGCGGCGGTGGAGCGCGTGCTGGACGCCGCCCACGCCCTGATGAGCCACGGGGTGCATAAATACCCCAGGAAGCGCACCCCCGACCTGCGCGACGAGGAAAAGCGGGCCGCCGAGCGCCGCGCCTATCAGGAGCAGATGTTCAACGACCTGTGGCGGACGGTCCCTAAGAAGGCGGCGGCCAAGATGGGCTCGCAGGAACTGGCCGAGCGCAAGCGGCGCTTAGGGTTGCCCGAGGAGAACATCCTCTATTTCCTGGAGAAGCTGGCGCCCAGGCTGGCCGACTGGCAGCGCGAGATCATCCGCATCGTGCGCAAGATCAGCCAGTACTTCTATCCCCAGAAGCAGACCAAGATGATGAACGAGGGCTGCGCCACCTTCACCCACTACACCATCGTCAACCGGCTGCACGAGATGGGCATGCTGTCCGACGGGGCCATGCTGGAAATCCTGCATTCCCACACATCGGTGGTGTTCCAGCCCGATTTCGACGACCGGCGCTATTCCGGCATCAACCCTTATGCGCTGGGCTTCGCCATGATGAACGACATCAAGCGCATGTGCGAGGAGCCCACCGAGGAGGATCGCGTCTGGTTCCCCGAATTCGCCGGCAACGGCGATGCCTACGGCACGCTGCGCCAAGCCTGGGCCGATTACCGCGATGAAAGCTTCATCCTGCAATACCTGTCGCCGGCCCTGATCCGCAAGTTGCGGTTGTTCAAGATCCACGACGAATCCGATAGCCCCCACATGGAGGTGGCGGCCATCCACAACGAGCGCGGCTACCGCGAGGTGAGGAAGGCGCTGGCGCGCAATTACGACATCGCCCATCTGGAGCCCGATATCCAGATCGTCGACGTGGACCTGGCCGGCGACCGCCGTCTGATCCTGCATCACTTCGTCGAGAACGGGCTGATGCTCGACGAGACCGAGACCATCCGGGTGTTGCGCCACATCGCCAATCTGTGGGGCTACGAGGTGCGGCTGCTGGAGATCGAATCCGGCACTGACGTGGTGTTGAAGACCTACGAGGACGTGGCGCCGGTGGCCGAGCTATAG